Proteins from a single region of Carassius carassius chromosome 25, fCarCar2.1, whole genome shotgun sequence:
- the LOC132104291 gene encoding RNA-binding protein 48-like isoform X3, protein MDLSVFNPSVWDTQKVYKHHEQQNVAETRPKYREGRRLKAVKVYTINLESRFLIVQGVSAIGVMAELVQLFALYGVIEEYRALDEYPAEQFTEVYLFQFQKLTSASYMSAMPQSMKLWKRQGKSYRTGEDMLTEQVKIQKLEESRESSSSDTRAAAEPEIQKDSEKARMEIVNHDDMGFPVFPSLPVEDVSYRIHGFAQPLQLQWTTNTTLPTEDKMGSLHNSIPPVPETSKQSASSSSSCVKERDLSHVQKNLSPSVRFMPRTTHLESRKRKVEGQALFLNEASETETLIGPKLPELPKVDMEDQSLNVTASLIRQTMSKVASVPEVKPVQVKTLTKKPRRRI, encoded by the exons ATGGACCTTTCGGTCTTTAATCCTTCGGTGTGGGACACCCAAAAAGTGTATAAACACCATGAGCAACAAAATGTTGCCGAAACACGCCCAAAATACAGAGAGGGAAGACGCCTCAAAGCTGTCAAG GTGTATACCATCAACTTGGAGTCTCGGTTCCTGATAGTTCAAGGGGTTTCCGCTATCGGAGTGATGGCCGAGCTGGTGCAGCTCTTTGCTCTGTATGGAGTGATCGAGGAGTACAGAGCGCTGGATGAATACCCAGCAGAGCAGTTCACTGAAGTCTACTTATTTCAGTTCCAGAAGCTGACGAGTGCAAG TTACATGTCTGCTATGCCCCAGAGTATGAAACTGTGGAAGAGACAAGGCAAAAGTTACAGGACAGGAGAAGATATGTTAACAGAGCAAGTCAAAATACAG AAACTAGAAGAAAGCAGAGAGTCATCAAGCAGTGACACACGAGCAGCTGCAGAACCTGAGATCCAGAAAGACTCTGAAAAGGCCAGAATGGAGATTGTAAACCATGATGACATGGGCTTTCCTGTGTTTCCTTCACTCCCAGTGGAGGATGTTTCTTATAGAATTCATGGTTTTGCACAGCCATTACAGTTGCAGTGGACCACCAATACAACATTACCCACAGAGGATAAGATGGGCTCTCTACATAATTCCATCCCTCCTGTCCCAGAAACATCAAAGCAGAGTGCATCCTCCTCATCTTCATGTGTTAAAGAGAGAGATTTGAGTCATGTTCAGAAGAACCTTTCACCTTCTGTTAGATTTATGCCGAGGACTACACATTTAGAGAGTAGAAAAAGAAAGGTGGAGGGACAAGCGCTCTTTTTAAATGAAGCATCTGAAACGGAGACTCTGATTGGTCCAAAATTACCAGAGCTGCCCAAGGTGGATATGGAGGATCAGTCGCTAAATGTAACCGCCAGTTTGATCCGTCAAACAATGAGCAAG GTTGCATCTGTTCCAGAGGTCAAACCTGTACAAGTAAAGACCCTTACAAAAAAGCCACGCAGAAGAATTTAA
- the LOC132104291 gene encoding RNA-binding protein 48-like isoform X1: protein MDLSVFNPSVWDTQKVYKHHEQQNVAETRPKYREGRRLKAVKVYTINLESRFLIVQGVSAIGVMAELVQLFALYGVIEEYRALDEYPAEQFTEVYLFQFQKLTSARVAKRHTDEKSFFGGQLHVCYAPEYETVEETRQKLQDRRRYVNRASQNTAKHHNQKLEESRESSSSDTRAAAEPEIQKDSEKARMEIVNHDDMGFPVFPSLPVEDVSYRIHGFAQPLQLQWTTNTTLPTEDKMGSLHNSIPPVPETSKQSASSSSSCVKERDLSHVQKNLSPSVRFMPRTTHLESRKRKVEGQALFLNEASETETLIGPKLPELPKVDMEDQSLNVTASLIRQTMSKVASVPEVKPVQVKTLTKKPRRRI from the exons ATGGACCTTTCGGTCTTTAATCCTTCGGTGTGGGACACCCAAAAAGTGTATAAACACCATGAGCAACAAAATGTTGCCGAAACACGCCCAAAATACAGAGAGGGAAGACGCCTCAAAGCTGTCAAG GTGTATACCATCAACTTGGAGTCTCGGTTCCTGATAGTTCAAGGGGTTTCCGCTATCGGAGTGATGGCCGAGCTGGTGCAGCTCTTTGCTCTGTATGGAGTGATCGAGGAGTACAGAGCGCTGGATGAATACCCAGCAGAGCAGTTCACTGAAGTCTACTTATTTCAGTTCCAGAAGCTGACGAGTGCAAG GGTAGCTAAACGGCACACTGATGAAAAGAGCTTCTTTGGGGGTCAGTTACATGTCTGCTATGCCCCAGAGTATGAAACTGTGGAAGAGACAAGGCAAAAGTTACAGGACAGGAGAAGATATGTTAACAGAGCAAGTCAAAATACAG CAAAACATCACAATCAGAAACTAGAAGAAAGCAGAGAGTCATCAAGCAGTGACACACGAGCAGCTGCAGAACCTGAGATCCAGAAAGACTCTGAAAAGGCCAGAATGGAGATTGTAAACCATGATGACATGGGCTTTCCTGTGTTTCCTTCACTCCCAGTGGAGGATGTTTCTTATAGAATTCATGGTTTTGCACAGCCATTACAGTTGCAGTGGACCACCAATACAACATTACCCACAGAGGATAAGATGGGCTCTCTACATAATTCCATCCCTCCTGTCCCAGAAACATCAAAGCAGAGTGCATCCTCCTCATCTTCATGTGTTAAAGAGAGAGATTTGAGTCATGTTCAGAAGAACCTTTCACCTTCTGTTAGATTTATGCCGAGGACTACACATTTAGAGAGTAGAAAAAGAAAGGTGGAGGGACAAGCGCTCTTTTTAAATGAAGCATCTGAAACGGAGACTCTGATTGGTCCAAAATTACCAGAGCTGCCCAAGGTGGATATGGAGGATCAGTCGCTAAATGTAACCGCCAGTTTGATCCGTCAAACAATGAGCAAG GTTGCATCTGTTCCAGAGGTCAAACCTGTACAAGTAAAGACCCTTACAAAAAAGCCACGCAGAAGAATTTAA
- the LOC132104291 gene encoding RNA-binding protein 48-like isoform X2, with amino-acid sequence MDLSVFNPSVWDTQKVYKHHEQQNVAETRPKYREGRRLKAVKVYTINLESRFLIVQGVSAIGVMAELVQLFALYGVIEEYRALDEYPAEQFTEVYLFQFQKLTSARASLGVSYMSAMPQSMKLWKRQGKSYRTGEDMLTEQVKIQKLEESRESSSSDTRAAAEPEIQKDSEKARMEIVNHDDMGFPVFPSLPVEDVSYRIHGFAQPLQLQWTTNTTLPTEDKMGSLHNSIPPVPETSKQSASSSSSCVKERDLSHVQKNLSPSVRFMPRTTHLESRKRKVEGQALFLNEASETETLIGPKLPELPKVDMEDQSLNVTASLIRQTMSKVASVPEVKPVQVKTLTKKPRRRI; translated from the exons ATGGACCTTTCGGTCTTTAATCCTTCGGTGTGGGACACCCAAAAAGTGTATAAACACCATGAGCAACAAAATGTTGCCGAAACACGCCCAAAATACAGAGAGGGAAGACGCCTCAAAGCTGTCAAG GTGTATACCATCAACTTGGAGTCTCGGTTCCTGATAGTTCAAGGGGTTTCCGCTATCGGAGTGATGGCCGAGCTGGTGCAGCTCTTTGCTCTGTATGGAGTGATCGAGGAGTACAGAGCGCTGGATGAATACCCAGCAGAGCAGTTCACTGAAGTCTACTTATTTCAGTTCCAGAAGCTGACGAGTGCAAG AGCTTCTTTGGGGGTCAGTTACATGTCTGCTATGCCCCAGAGTATGAAACTGTGGAAGAGACAAGGCAAAAGTTACAGGACAGGAGAAGATATGTTAACAGAGCAAGTCAAAATACAG AAACTAGAAGAAAGCAGAGAGTCATCAAGCAGTGACACACGAGCAGCTGCAGAACCTGAGATCCAGAAAGACTCTGAAAAGGCCAGAATGGAGATTGTAAACCATGATGACATGGGCTTTCCTGTGTTTCCTTCACTCCCAGTGGAGGATGTTTCTTATAGAATTCATGGTTTTGCACAGCCATTACAGTTGCAGTGGACCACCAATACAACATTACCCACAGAGGATAAGATGGGCTCTCTACATAATTCCATCCCTCCTGTCCCAGAAACATCAAAGCAGAGTGCATCCTCCTCATCTTCATGTGTTAAAGAGAGAGATTTGAGTCATGTTCAGAAGAACCTTTCACCTTCTGTTAGATTTATGCCGAGGACTACACATTTAGAGAGTAGAAAAAGAAAGGTGGAGGGACAAGCGCTCTTTTTAAATGAAGCATCTGAAACGGAGACTCTGATTGGTCCAAAATTACCAGAGCTGCCCAAGGTGGATATGGAGGATCAGTCGCTAAATGTAACCGCCAGTTTGATCCGTCAAACAATGAGCAAG GTTGCATCTGTTCCAGAGGTCAAACCTGTACAAGTAAAGACCCTTACAAAAAAGCCACGCAGAAGAATTTAA